GACGGCGAGGTCAGCGAGCCGGGCAAAAAGGAGAAGGCTCGCCTCTGGCTCCCGCCGCACCACCCGAGCCACGACGTCCGCCTCGCCTGCCAGACGAAAGTCGAGGGGGACGTCGAGGTGACGAAGGGCCGCGGGCTCTTCGGGCAGCACATCTGAGAGGACGCGGCGCTCTCGTCTGTTTTTCACCCGCTGAGCGACGCGCTTTCACCCGTCGAGCGACGCGCACGCGACGAGCGACACCGCTCGGCGAGCGAGGCGCTAGTCGAGGATAAAATACGGCCGCGGCGAGCGTGAGCCCGCGGCGCGGACGAAAACGTTTGGTACCGTGTGTCAGAGTCGCGTTCGGCGTCAGCCGGACCGACCCACCTTCTCGGATCGGCTTACTGCCGAACGACGTTGGTCGCGCGGGGGCCCTTCTCGGAGGACTCGATGTCGAACTCGAGCTCCTGGCCCTCTTCGAGGTCCGGGCCGCCGACGTCTTCCATGTGGAAGAACACGTCGTCGTCCGCGTCGTCAGTCTCAATAAATCCGTAGCCGCCAGTGTCGTTGAAGAAATCAACCTTTCCGGTCGCCATTGCGAATAGAGGGAAGCCCCGACCGGTGATAAGGATTGCGAGTGTACAGTTACCACGACGCTCTGTTGACGTTCGCTTTCGAAATACCGCTGTTCTGCGGACGGTTACTGACCGCTTGCCGCGTTCTCGCGCCGAAAGCGATCGGTCTCTGGAGTGTCTTGGGGGACTCTCCGACTGCGCCTCCCGACGCCGACGTTTATGCTTCCGGCCGCGAAAGCGGCGTCCGTGTCACGCACGCGTCACGCGGACGGTCCCGCCCTGACCCTCCGGGAGAACGGCCCCGCGCTGCTGGTCCCGGCGGCGTGGGGCGTCGCCGCGGGAGCCGTCCTCGGTCTCGTCTCCGCGCACGCGCTGTTCGTCGCCCACGTCGTCATGAGCGTCCTCCTCGTCGCGTTCGTCGCCGCCTCGTGGCGCGACATGGCGACGGGGGTCCTCCGCGCGTGGAAGCTAGTGATCCTCGCGGGGACCCCGGTCACGCTCGCGGGCGTGGTCGGGTTCCTCGCGCGTAACGGCACCGCACCGGGCCTCGCGGCCGCGGTCCCGGCCGACGCGCTCCTCGCGGTCGCCTTTTACGGCTGGCTGCTGCTGCCCGCGCCCGCGTTCGTCTACACGGCCCTGCGCGACCCGGCAGTCCCGCGCTCGACGGTCCACGGCGCCGCCGCCGCGTGTTCGGTCGCCGGCGCCGCCGTCGCCGCGCTCGCCGGCTCCGCCGTCGGGACCGTCGCCGGAATCGCGCTCGTCGGCGTCGGCCAGACCGCGGGGATCCTCGCCGCCACCGCGCTGTACTGAGCGCCCGCCGCGACGCTCGTACTTCCGCTCCTGCCCGTTCACCCGGTCGTCCCGTCGAGCGCCCGCCGGAGCGCCCGCCGGTGGAACTCGACCGCCGCCTCGCGGTCGACCGGCGGGTACCGCGGGTTCGTCACCACGCCGTCGCCGTCCACGACCGCGCTCGCGACGGCCGCCGCGCGGGCCGCGCGTCCGCCGCTCGGGAGCGGGGCGACCGACTCGTAGCCGTCGCGGAACGCCCGCCGGAGCGGCTCGGCCTCGTCCGTCGGCACGTACCAGTCGACGACCAGGTGCTCCGCCTTCGCGACCGACACGCCCGGCGGCGCGGCCAGCGGCGCCTCCCAGTCGAGGACGGCCGTCACGGCGCCGCCCGCGACGAGGGCGTTCCCCGGTCGGAAGTCCCACGGGAACAGCCGCGGCTCGGCGTCGGTCTCGACCGGCTCCCGGAGCGCGTCTCGGAGCCGGTCGCGGAGGTCGTCGAGGTCGGCCGGGAGCCGCGCCGCGTGTCGCCCGCCGAACTCCCGGAGCCAGCTTTCGGCCTCGGCCGGGTCTCGCACGGACAGGACGGCGTCGTGCCCGAGGGCGGACTCCGCGTCCTCCTCCGATCCCCCGACCGCGAGTCGCCCGCACCCCGAGAACCGGAACGCCTCGTGGAGCGACGCGAGGAACCGCCCGAACGCCCGGACGACCCCCCGCCGGTCCGCCGGGTCGAGGTCGACGAACGCCTCGTGGAGGTCGCGCCCCTCGACCAGCGGCGTGACCAGCCACCCCGTCCCGTCGACGGCCCCCTCCCCGACGGGGCGCGGGACGGGAACGTCGGTCCGCTCGCCCACCGCCCGCAACAGCGCCGCCTCGGTCCGGGTCGCGGCCGGCGTCGAGGAGTACTGGACGACCACCGGGGCCGCGGTCTCGAACCGCACCACCTCCGTCCGCTTGCGGTTCCCCCGCCCGAGCGACTCGACGCTCGCCGGCGCCGCCCCGGGGCGCGCCTCCGCGAGGGCCCGGTCGCGGACCCCGTCGCTCACCGGTCCCCCATCCGGTTCGACGGCCTCCTTCTCCGTCTCGACCCCGCCTTCCCCCGTCTCGGCCTCGGATCCCGCTCGCAGCACCGCCGCGACCTCGTCGAGCGAGTCGAGGACGTAGTCGGGGCGGTACGGGGCCGCCGCGTCGTCGGGGTCGGCCCGCAGCCACGCGGACCGGAGGCCGGCGTTGTGCGCGCCGGCGACGTCGTGCCCCAGCGAGTTCCCGACGTACAGCATGCCGCTCGGCTCGACCGACAGCGCGGCGGCCATCCGCTCGAACGGCTCCGCGTGCGGCTTCCGACGCGGCAGGTCGCCGGCGTACACGACCGCGTCGACGCGGTCGTCGATCCCGAGCGCTTCCACCTTCGCCCGCTGCCGGTCCTCGGGGCCGTTCGTGAGGACGCCGACCGGTCCCGCCGCGGCGGCGGCCGCCAGCGCGTCGGTCGCGCCCGGCAGGTACGTGACCCGCGAGTCGTCCGCGACCGCCTCGAACGCCGCCGCGAGGGCGACGGGGTCGACATCCCGCCCGTGTCGGGCCGCCAGCCGCGCGAATCCAGCCCCGAGGTAGCCTACCCGATCGTCGGGGTCCGGCGCGCCGTCGAGGAGGTCCCACAGCTCGTCCGGCTCGCCGAACGGCTCGACGCCCGCGCGCTCGAACGCCCGGCGGTACAGGGCGTCCACGTCGCCGTCGTGACGGCACAGCGTGTCGTCGAGGTCGAACGCGACCGCCGAAAACCGGCTCATGGGAAACTAGTGGCGCCGAGCGGCGAAGTCGGTTTCGGCGGCGGGCCCGTACCCCCGACGATGACCGACTCCGAGGACACCCACGACTGCGAGACGTGCGGCGCGAGCGTCGCCGCCGCGGACGCCCGTCGCTCCGAGCCCTTCGGCGACCTCGATTCCGACACGTGGCAGACGCTGAACTGCCCGCATTGCGGCGACCGGCTCGCGACCGTCTTCGTCGGCGGCGAGTGAGAGGGGATCGTCCCCGCGGAACCGACGCCGCTCACGAGTCGTGGTGACACCCCACACTATCTACGTGTCCGGCCCGTAGTCGCCCCATGGTCGACGCCGGTACGGTCTACCTCGTCGCCTCCGGCGCGCTGCTGTTGGTCGCGCTGGGCGTCGGGGCTCGGGTCCTCCTCGCCATCTTCCGTGAGGGCCGCGAGCGCAGCCGCAAGCGGCGCGAGGGGGAGATCGACCGGTTCACCGAGGACCCCGTTTACGACCGCGACCCGCCGGACCCGGACGCCGACGGCTCCCGCCCCTCGACCTGTCCGCACTGCGGTGCGGAGAACGCGTCGGGGTTCACGTTCTGCCGCGAGTGCGCGGGGCCGCTGGGTCCGAACGGGTGACTGGCTCCTTCGGTCGTCGCTCGCGGGCTTAGAACGTGCCGCCTCCCCGATTTGAACTCGTCGAGACGCTCGAACTCGCGACTCGTCTGCTCAAATCGGTCGGGAGCATTTTCGCTGCTCACAGCTCGGTCGCTGCGCTCCCTCGTCGGTTCGCAGGAAAATGCCGCCTCCCCGATTTGAAACGCGTGAGACTCCCTTCGGTCGTCTCACTGTTCCCCGCTCGCTACGCTCGCGGGGACGGGGGACAGCTCGATCTTCAATCAAGGCTAACGAACGCGGATCCCGCTGAAAAGCCATACCGCCTCCCCGATTTGAACTCCGGAAGACGTGCTCGCTTCGCTGCGCGCGACTTCCGTGCTCAAATCGGTCGGGAGCATTTTCGCTGCTCACAGCTCGGTCGCTGCGCTCCCTCGTCGGTTCGCAGGAAAATGCCGCCTCCCCGATTTGAACGGGGGACAGCTCGATCTTCAGTCGAGTGCTCTCCCAGTCTGAGCTAAGGCGGCTCGCACTCGCATCAACGCCGATTCGAGACAAAAGGATTTCGAAAGGTCGCGGGCGGATCTCCCTCGTCCCGCTCGCGTCGCGTGAATCCGGCTCGCGCGGTCCGCGAGGACCGTCAGGTATCGGACGATATCGCCGGCGATCCGGGGCGACGGCGCGGATCGTCGTTTTCGCAACGGCTCCGTCCGTCGCGACCCTTCGTCCTCTCGATGCCGTCGCACGACCACGACCACGACGATCACGACACGCACCGCGAGAAACTCGACGCCGCCGTCGACGAGCGAAGCGACTGGGCGCGCCGCCGCCGCGAGGGGATCCCGACCGACGAGAACCTCCTCGTCGTCGCCTGTATGGACGAGCGAATCCCGATCGAGGAGGCGCTCGGCATCGACTTGGGCGACGCGCAGGTGTTCCGCAACGCGGGCGGGAAGGTGACCGACGACGTGATCCGCTCGGCCGCGCTCACGACGAACTTCTTCGACACCGACGAGATCGTCGTGATCAACCACACCGACTGCGGGATGATGAGCGCCCCCGACGAGGCGGTCCGCGAGGGCCTCGAAGCGCAGGCCGGCGACCTCGACGCCGCCGACCTCGACCCCTCGCTGCCGGAGCTGACCGTCGGGGACGCCGACCTCCTCGACTGGGTGAAGATGACCGACGACATCGACGCCGCCTGCGCCGCGCAGGTCGAGTACCTCCGCGAGTCGGAGTTCATCCCGGACGACACGACCGTCTCCGGCTACGTCTACGAGGTCGAGTCCGGCGAACTCCGCCGTCCCGACGAGCGCATCGCCGAGGAGATCAGCGAGCGCCGGGCCTGACCACGGCCGCGAGAGCTCGACTCGCCGCCCGGCGCCGCCTCCCGCCGCCCGAGGTGTGACGTTTTTATGCGCCCGCGGCGAACCGAGCGACAGATGGACCGAGCACGCACGCCCGCCCCGGCGCGAGGTGGTGTCGGTGGGCGCTGACGGCGGCTCCGCCCCCGAGTCGGACGCCACGAGCGACGACGCCGACGCGCCGGTCGTCGCCGGCTTCTTCTCCGGCTGCGGCGGCCTCGACTTGGGCTTCGAGCGGGCCGGCTTCGACGTGGCCCTCGGGAGCGACCAGTGGGAGCCGGCCGCGGAGACGTACCGCCGCAACTTCTCGGACGTGGAGTTCATCGAGGAGGATGTCCGCGGGCTCGACGCCCCGGCGATCCGCGAGACCGTCGAGCGCGCCGGCTACGAACCCGACGGGATCGACGTGGTGATCGGCGGCCCGCCGTGTCAGGGGTTCAGCCGGCTCAACAACGAGCAGATCGAGCTGGACGAGATGGAGAAGGACCGGCGGAACACCCTCTTCGAGGAGTTCCTCCGGGTCGTCTCCGTCCTCGAACCGCAGCTGGTGTTGATGGAGAACGTCCGCGACCTGATCAACCGGCAGACCAGCGACGACCGGTACGTGAAAGACCTCATCGTCGACGAGTTCGCGGCCCACGGCTACAAGTGCGAGTACCGCGTGCTGGAGGCCGAGCAGTACGGCGTTCCCCAGAAGCGCCGCCGGATCTTCTTCGTGGGGACCGACCGCGACGTGCCGATCCGCTTCCCCGAGCCGACGACCCCGGAGGGGAACTGGCGAACCGCGGGCGAGGCGCTCGCGGACGCGAGCGACGACCTCCCGAACATGAGGTACGCGAACACCGGAGAGAAGACGCTCGAACGCATCCGGCACGTCCCGCCTGGCGGCTACTACCGAGACCTCCCGGACCGCCTGAAGACGAAAAAGTACCAGTGCGACTGCGAGGACACCGACACCTGCCCCCACGAGCCGGAAATAGTCAAGCGGTACGGGACGTACCTCCGCCGGCTTGACCCCGACGAGCCCTCGCTAACGGTGAGCACGAACGTCTTCATCCACCCGACCGAGGACCGCTACCTCACCCCCCGCGAGATGGCACGGCTCCAGACGTTCCCGGACGAGTTCGCGTTCGAGGGGACGAAGACCGACGTGATGAAACAGATCGGCAACGCGGTCCCGGTCCGACTCGGCGAGGAATTGGCGAACCAACTCCGGGAGTACTTCCCCGAGATCCGGGACGCGCCCCCCGCCGACCCCGACGTGTACGAACAGCAGTCGCTTACGGATCTGGCCTGAGCGCGATATCGTTTTGAATCACACACATACTGCTCTTTTCGCAGTCTCTGGGCGTCGCTGTACTGCTTGTCTGCCGACCCAAACACCCGCCTCCCCATCTACGCCGAAAAATTCTCATCCTCAGCTATCCACATATGGAATAACCACTTGCGGTACTGCTGTGTGAGCGAAACTGTCAAGCAACCCCACTCGCTTACACAAGTATGATGATGTCTCCTTTGAACAATCAGGACGCACACGATCTAACGTATGTCTGACGTTTGGGATCCCGAATCCGAGATCGAGGAAAACCGTCATAACTGGTCGGGTGAGCCGAAGCACTTCGAACCCGTAGACGCCGCACAACGAGACGAAAGCGAGCCTAAAGCTATCGACCTCTTTTGCGGTCCCGGCGGGATCTCTGCCGGACTGGAGTGGGCGGGTTTTGAACCCGTTCTCGGTGTGGACATTCACGAGCCTTCAGTCGAGACATACCGGCGGAACCACCCCGGCGCACACGCTATTCTCGGAGATATCCGGCGGATCAACAAGCGGAACGATGACGATCGGGATATCTTCGAGGTCATCGAAAGCAATAGTTCGGTTGAGTCAACGCTGCTCGCGGAAGTCGCAGAAGAGGCGCTCGCCGGCGACGAGCTCAGCCTACTCACGGCGGGAATCCCCTGTCAAGGGTTCTCGATCGCCAACCGAAAGCAGCACGACGAGGACGAGAGGAACTATCTCTTTGAGGAATTCATCCGCGGTGTCCGACTGCTAAATCCGAAGCATATCCTCATCGAAAACGTCTCAACGATGAAATCCGCCGACGACGGTGGATTTGTCGACGCTATCGAGGAGTGTCTCGATATACTCGGATACAGCGTCGACCATCGAATTCTCAACGCCGCTGATTTCGGGGTTCCACAGAAGCGTCGCCGTCTCTTTTTCCTCGGGACACGAACAGATGCGCCTCTTATATGGCCCGAACCGACACACGAGGGTACCCCGCGGTCGACCGAGGACGCGCTTGCGGACCTTCCGCCGCTCGACGCCGACGAGGAGTCCGCCACTTACGATCGGGAGGGCAATCCCACGGAGTTCCAGCGCCTCATGCGGGAGGGAGTGAAATCCGAGGACGACCTCTGGAACCACAAAGCGCCGAACCACCGTCAGACGACTATCGATAGGGTCAAAGAGACGGACCCGGGAGAGCCAATGTACGATCGCTTTAGACAGCGAATACGGCTCCACCCGGATGAGCCCGGGCCCACAATCATCGCAGGTGGAATTCGCCCGCAGTTCCAATACGGACACTTTTCTCAATCTCGTGGACTGTCCGTCCGAGAGCGGGCTCGGCTACAGTCGTTCCCCGACCAGTTTAAATTCGAGGGCGGAACCGTCCAAGGACGGGTTCAGACAGGGATGGCCGTCCCCCCACTCCTCGCGAAGCATATCGGTGAAGCGATCCGAACGTCTCAGGATGCCGAACTGTTCGTTCGCACCGTCCTCGATGAGTACGGGGACAAGACCGCTTCCCGCCCGTGGAGGAGCACGGATTCGACCCCATACGAGGTTCTCGTCGGAGAGATACTCGAGAGGGACACTCCGTCTGAAACGGTAGAAGCCGTGTTCTCGAAGTTCATCGAAAAATATCCGGACGAAAGGTCGCTCACGGAGGCGGATGTCAGTCAAGTCACGGACCTTCTAGCGGAGTTCGGCGTCGACGGAACGGTCGCCCGGAATCTCC
The sequence above is a segment of the Halorubrum sp. 2020YC2 genome. Coding sequences within it:
- a CDS encoding 2Fe-2S iron-sulfur cluster-binding protein, with translation MPTVSYQGEEIECEKGAVLRDVLKEAGLSVYNGKMEQLNCRGAGSCGSCAVQVDGEVSEPGKKEKARLWLPPHHPSHDVRLACQTKVEGDVEVTKGRGLFGQHI
- a CDS encoding cold-shock protein; translated protein: MATGKVDFFNDTGGYGFIETDDADDDVFFHMEDVGGPDLEEGQELEFDIESSEKGPRATNVVRQ
- a CDS encoding phosphotransferase; amino-acid sequence: MLRAGSEAETGEGGVETEKEAVEPDGGPVSDGVRDRALAEARPGAAPASVESLGRGNRKRTEVVRFETAAPVVVQYSSTPAATRTEAALLRAVGERTDVPVPRPVGEGAVDGTGWLVTPLVEGRDLHEAFVDLDPADRRGVVRAFGRFLASLHEAFRFSGCGRLAVGGSEEDAESALGHDAVLSVRDPAEAESWLREFGGRHAARLPADLDDLRDRLRDALREPVETDAEPRLFPWDFRPGNALVAGGAVTAVLDWEAPLAAPPGVSVAKAEHLVVDWYVPTDEAEPLRRAFRDGYESVAPLPSGGRAARAAAVASAVVDGDGVVTNPRYPPVDREAAVEFHRRALRRALDGTTG
- a CDS encoding zinc-ribbon domain-containing protein, producing MVDAGTVYLVASGALLLVALGVGARVLLAIFREGRERSRKRREGEIDRFTEDPVYDRDPPDPDADGSRPSTCPHCGAENASGFTFCRECAGPLGPNG
- a CDS encoding carbonic anhydrase, whose amino-acid sequence is MPSHDHDHDDHDTHREKLDAAVDERSDWARRRREGIPTDENLLVVACMDERIPIEEALGIDLGDAQVFRNAGGKVTDDVIRSAALTTNFFDTDEIVVINHTDCGMMSAPDEAVREGLEAQAGDLDAADLDPSLPELTVGDADLLDWVKMTDDIDAACAAQVEYLRESEFIPDDTTVSGYVYEVESGELRRPDERIAEEISERRA
- a CDS encoding DNA cytosine methyltransferase — translated: MSVGADGGSAPESDATSDDADAPVVAGFFSGCGGLDLGFERAGFDVALGSDQWEPAAETYRRNFSDVEFIEEDVRGLDAPAIRETVERAGYEPDGIDVVIGGPPCQGFSRLNNEQIELDEMEKDRRNTLFEEFLRVVSVLEPQLVLMENVRDLINRQTSDDRYVKDLIVDEFAAHGYKCEYRVLEAEQYGVPQKRRRIFFVGTDRDVPIRFPEPTTPEGNWRTAGEALADASDDLPNMRYANTGEKTLERIRHVPPGGYYRDLPDRLKTKKYQCDCEDTDTCPHEPEIVKRYGTYLRRLDPDEPSLTVSTNVFIHPTEDRYLTPREMARLQTFPDEFAFEGTKTDVMKQIGNAVPVRLGEELANQLREYFPEIRDAPPADPDVYEQQSLTDLA
- the dcm gene encoding DNA cytosine methyltransferase codes for the protein MSDVWDPESEIEENRHNWSGEPKHFEPVDAAQRDESEPKAIDLFCGPGGISAGLEWAGFEPVLGVDIHEPSVETYRRNHPGAHAILGDIRRINKRNDDDRDIFEVIESNSSVESTLLAEVAEEALAGDELSLLTAGIPCQGFSIANRKQHDEDERNYLFEEFIRGVRLLNPKHILIENVSTMKSADDGGFVDAIEECLDILGYSVDHRILNAADFGVPQKRRRLFFLGTRTDAPLIWPEPTHEGTPRSTEDALADLPPLDADEESATYDREGNPTEFQRLMREGVKSEDDLWNHKAPNHRQTTIDRVKETDPGEPMYDRFRQRIRLHPDEPGPTIIAGGIRPQFQYGHFSQSRGLSVRERARLQSFPDQFKFEGGTVQGRVQTGMAVPPLLAKHIGEAIRTSQDAELFVRTVLDEYGDKTASRPWRSTDSTPYEVLVGEILERDTPSETVEAVFSKFIEKYPDERSLTEADVSQVTDLLAEFGVDGTVARNLRDIMSQVMFSGVPESEGELTKLPHIDRAIAYTILCFGHGKRCPAVDENVTRIYERFFDISVSDPFQEDDHLWDFARAILPEDDYLRYNRAVIEFASDYCVDDSLDSTGGRVSSLSHLLG